One Dermacentor silvarum isolate Dsil-2018 chromosome 10, BIME_Dsil_1.4, whole genome shotgun sequence genomic window carries:
- the LOC119466470 gene encoding 39S ribosomal protein L46, mitochondrial-like, translating into MALPSVRLVARAPGTLFRNTLCLLKTAYRNELALTRSCSSASVKASSSGWDLVGAVALERKPVIMPELNALEKKYLEVLRSIEVEGSLLSDHELQLLEDKKKREDPEEGVAIKVQTAQDIEEEWTKKAKEFKPASRLTEADSKGDTRTTQRCLDQALLLVVNQQLGKGHRWILPQALHANGETMRQTAERALTEVCGPALEAFFLGNAPAGCYSYNYPPEFQKNGIQGAKVFFFKAQLKNGALSVSDLKKLTKADDFAWLTYKELSSKMLPRYCKAVQSFLMVPEETPYQHLLDRALSSITWQKSSITPEISCESKYAAEAVKS; encoded by the exons ATGGCGCTGCCTAGCGTGAGGCTCGTTGCCCGAGCGCCGGGCACATTATTTAGGAACACGCTTTGCCTTCTGAAGACAGCGTACAGAAACGAATTAG CACTAACTCGGTCCTGTTCGTCGGCATCGGTAAAAGCTTCCTCGTCTGGTTGGGACTTGGTCGGTGCAGTTGCCCTCGAGCGTAAGCCTGTCATCATGCCGGAGCTGAATGCTCTCGAGAAGAAGTACCTCGAAGTTCTACGCTCCATTGAGGTGGAGGGAAGCCTACTCAGTGACCATGAACTGCAGCTTCTCGA ggacaaaaagaaaagggaggacccAGAGGAAGGAGTTGCCATCAAAGTCCAAACAGCGCAGGACATTGAAGAAGAGTGGACGAAGAAGGCCAAAGAGTTCAAACCTGCCTCGCGGTTGACAG AGGCTGATTCGAAGGGGGACACGCGGACCACCCAGCGCTGCCTCGACCAGGCGCTTCTGCTCGTTGTGAATCAGCAGTTGGGCAAGGGCCATCGCTGGATCCTGCCACAGGCACTCCATGCCAATGGTGAAACAATGCGACAG ACTGCTGAACGAGCGCTGACCGAAGTCTGTGGGCCAGCTTTGGAGGCTTTCTTCCTTGGCAATGCGCCTGCAGGGTGCTACAGTTACAATTATCCGCCTGAATTCCAAAAGAATGGCATCCAGGGGGCCAAG GTATTCTTCTTCAAGGCACAGCTCAAGAATGGTGCTTTGTCTGTCAGCGACTTGAAGAAGCTAACGAAGGCAGATGACTTTGCCTGGCTTACATACAAAGAGCTCAGTTCTAAGATGCTCCCGAGGTACTGTAAGGCGGTGCAGTCCTTCCTAATGGTCCCCGAAGAAACACCATACCAACACCTGCTTGATAGAGCCTTGTCTTCGATCACGTGGCAAAAATCCAGCATCACACCAGAAATATCGTGTGAAAGTAAATATGCCGCAGAGGCTGTAAAAAGCTAA